In the genome of Pelagibacterium nitratireducens, one region contains:
- the ntrB gene encoding nitrate ABC transporter permease yields the protein MTLSLNIKAMLVSVAILIVWLGVWEIATPRATAVGEMTEYEMLMGGGAPKAGIPAPSEIIAKAVEELSNPFYDAGPNDKGIGIQIGYSLFRVLAGYFLAALIALPVGFLIGMSPLMHKALDPYIQVLRPISPLAWMPLALFLIRDSQASAIFVIFICSIWPMLINTAFGVAGVRKDWVNVARTHELGPLRTAFQVILPAAAPTIVTGMRISIGIAWLVIVAAEMLVGGTGIGYYVWNEWNNLDLTSVIFSILTIGVVGMLLDAAFGQLQRAVRYQE from the coding sequence ATGACGCTATCGCTCAATATCAAGGCGATGCTGGTGTCGGTGGCCATACTGATCGTGTGGCTGGGGGTCTGGGAGATTGCCACGCCCCGGGCCACCGCTGTTGGCGAGATGACCGAATATGAAATGCTGATGGGTGGCGGCGCGCCCAAAGCCGGCATTCCCGCGCCATCGGAAATCATCGCCAAGGCCGTCGAGGAGCTCTCCAATCCGTTCTATGACGCAGGGCCCAACGACAAGGGCATCGGCATCCAGATCGGCTATTCGCTGTTTCGCGTTCTCGCCGGCTATTTTCTCGCCGCACTGATTGCCCTGCCCGTCGGGTTTCTGATCGGGATGAGCCCGCTCATGCACAAGGCGCTCGATCCTTACATCCAGGTCCTGCGGCCCATTTCCCCGCTGGCCTGGATGCCGCTGGCCCTGTTTCTCATTCGTGACAGCCAGGCCTCGGCCATCTTCGTGATCTTTATCTGCTCGATCTGGCCGATGCTGATCAATACGGCCTTTGGAGTGGCCGGGGTGCGCAAGGACTGGGTCAATGTGGCCCGCACTCACGAGCTCGGGCCCTTGCGCACCGCGTTCCAGGTCATCCTCCCCGCGGCGGCGCCCACCATCGTAACAGGCATGCGGATTTCGATCGGCATTGCCTGGCTGGTGATCGTGGCCGCCGAGATGCTCGTGGGGGGAACCGGCATCGGGTATTATGTGTGGAACGAGTGGAACAACCTCGATCTCACCTCAGTGATTTTCTCGATCCTGACCATCGGCGTCGTCGGCATGCTGCTCGACGCCGCCTTCGGTCAGCTTCAGCGCGCCGTGCGCTATCAGGAATAG
- a CDS encoding ABC transporter ATP-binding protein translates to MDKPFLEIDGLAKRFPNPKGEDLTVFENVNFDIDKGEFVCIIGHSGCGKSTILNVLAGLDEPTEGAVTMDGKEVSGPSLDRGIVFQNYSLLPWMSAIKNVAFGVKARNPKWSRARVYDHAKTFLDMVGLKDGAEHRKPAQLSGGMRQRVSIARAFAIEPKLLLLDEPFGALDALTRGTIQDELIRIWQGTNQTVFMITHDVDEAILLADRILLMSNGPKAQVAESVVVDIERPRRRAEIIHDPAYYKIRNHLVDFLSTRSAQIALGEGSADAMARPRTVNPAREGSPDPADDSDRPAGRPRLVANA, encoded by the coding sequence ATGGACAAACCATTTCTCGAAATCGACGGATTGGCCAAGCGTTTCCCCAATCCAAAAGGCGAAGACCTTACCGTCTTCGAGAACGTCAACTTCGATATCGACAAGGGCGAATTCGTCTGCATCATCGGCCATTCAGGGTGCGGAAAATCGACGATCCTGAATGTTCTCGCAGGGCTGGACGAGCCGACCGAGGGCGCGGTGACCATGGATGGCAAGGAGGTCTCCGGACCGAGTCTTGATCGCGGCATCGTCTTCCAGAACTATTCGCTCCTGCCCTGGATGAGCGCCATCAAAAACGTCGCCTTCGGGGTCAAGGCGCGCAATCCCAAATGGAGCCGGGCGCGGGTTTATGACCATGCCAAGACATTTCTCGACATGGTCGGCCTCAAGGATGGTGCCGAACACAGAAAGCCGGCCCAGCTTTCGGGCGGCATGCGCCAGCGCGTTTCGATTGCCCGCGCCTTTGCGATCGAGCCCAAACTGCTCTTGCTCGACGAGCCCTTCGGGGCGCTCGATGCCCTGACCCGCGGCACGATCCAGGACGAGTTGATCCGCATCTGGCAGGGCACCAACCAGACCGTGTTCATGATCACCCATGACGTGGACGAGGCGATCCTTCTGGCCGACCGCATCCTTTTGATGAGCAATGGCCCAAAAGCGCAGGTTGCCGAAAGCGTCGTCGTGGACATCGAGCGGCCGCGGCGCCGCGCCGAAATCATCCATGATCCCGCCTACTACAAGATCCGCAACCATCTGGTCGATTTCCTCTCCACCCGTTCGGCGCAGATCGCTCTTGGCGAGGGAAGTGCGGACGCCATGGCCCGGCCACGCACGGTCAACCCGGCGCGCGAAGGATCGCCCGACCCCGCCGACGACAGCGACCGCCCCGCCGGCAGACCCCGGCTGGTTGCCAATGCCTGA
- the cynS gene encoding cyanase, which yields MNKADVTDMILEKKRATGITWGEIAEGIGMSDVFTTSACLGMNAFPREKADILARNLGLPQEAAVVLAEYPTKVFSQSVPTDPAIYRLYEIVGVYGDTIKELINEKAGNGIMSAIDFEMSVEKVPNPKGDRIELKISGKYLEYKSW from the coding sequence ATGAACAAGGCTGATGTTACCGACATGATCCTCGAAAAGAAGCGCGCCACGGGGATCACCTGGGGGGAAATTGCCGAAGGGATCGGCATGTCGGATGTGTTTACGACCTCCGCGTGCCTGGGCATGAATGCCTTCCCGCGCGAAAAAGCCGATATCCTCGCCCGCAATCTGGGGCTTCCACAGGAGGCCGCCGTGGTGCTGGCCGAGTATCCGACCAAGGTTTTCAGCCAGTCTGTGCCGACCGATCCGGCAATCTACCGGCTATATGAGATCGTCGGCGTCTATGGCGACACGATCAAGGAATTGATCAACGAGAAGGCCGGCAACGGCATAATGAGCGCCATCGATTTCGAGATGAGCGTGGAAAAGGTGCCCAACCCCAAGGGCGACCGCATCGAGCTCAAGATTTCCGGAAAGTATCTCGAATACAAATCCTGGTGA
- a CDS encoding sulfite exporter TauE/SafE family protein, translated as MNFELDVPTILALVAGLLATGCFGGILAGLLGVGGGIVVVPALFWVLTILDFPPDISSHLAVATSLATIIPTSISSMRAHARRGTIDVSLLKLWGPAIVLGALIGGLLSKVIPGDGLRLVFGSVAIVVAINMAIPKTLVIAQSLPGSKLANRTIAVVIGLISSLMGIGGGTLTVPTLSAFSFAVHRAVGTAAAMGLLIAVPGVLGFVWSGWDVAGRPPLSLGYVNLAAVMIIAPVSYLMAPFGVRLAHALNPSMLKIAFAVFLFITALRMLTA; from the coding sequence ATGAATTTCGAACTCGACGTGCCCACGATCCTTGCGCTGGTCGCAGGACTGCTGGCCACGGGCTGTTTCGGCGGCATTCTTGCCGGACTTTTGGGCGTTGGCGGTGGCATCGTGGTGGTGCCGGCGCTGTTCTGGGTCCTGACCATTCTCGATTTCCCTCCCGACATCTCCAGTCACCTGGCGGTGGCGACGTCTCTGGCCACCATCATTCCAACATCGATCTCCTCCATGCGCGCGCATGCCAGGCGCGGTACGATAGATGTGTCTCTGCTCAAGCTGTGGGGCCCTGCGATCGTTCTGGGCGCACTGATCGGTGGCCTGCTTTCCAAGGTCATACCGGGTGACGGTCTTCGGCTGGTCTTCGGCAGTGTCGCGATTGTCGTTGCCATCAACATGGCCATTCCCAAGACGCTCGTGATTGCCCAGTCGCTGCCAGGATCCAAACTTGCCAACCGCACGATTGCGGTGGTTATCGGCTTGATTTCTTCACTGATGGGGATCGGTGGCGGGACGTTGACTGTTCCAACACTGAGCGCATTTTCCTTCGCCGTGCACAGAGCCGTCGGCACGGCAGCGGCCATGGGCCTTTTGATTGCCGTGCCCGGTGTTCTGGGCTTTGTCTGGAGCGGTTGGGATGTTGCCGGCCGGCCGCCATTGAGCTTGGGCTATGTCAATTTAGCCGCAGTGATGATCATTGCTCCGGTGAGCTATTTGATGGCACCCTTTGGGGTCAGACTGGCACACGCCCTCAATCCAAGCATGCTCAAGATTGCATTTGCGGTGTTCCTGTTCATCACGGCCCTGCGGATGCTGACCGCTTGA
- a CDS encoding ABC transporter permease, with protein MAQTQALPAIPFSRLLESRVWRRFSKSKSAVFGLVVVAIVVLVAIFAPLLAPYDPAAQSWTAVRQAPSAQFWLGTDESGRDIFSRLVFGARASLMAGVISVSIAIALGVPLGLAAGFVGGFVDGLISRFTDAMLACPFLILAIAFAAFLGPSLTNAMLAIGITATPLFIRLTRGQVLSLRSEEYVEAARSVGNPGWRVALRHVLPNILPQLLVQTTITIATAIIAEASMSFLGLGQQPPAPSWGSMLNSAQRFLSNAPWMALWPGMIIFITVLSFNLLGDGLRDALDPRSKS; from the coding sequence ATGGCTCAAACCCAAGCCCTTCCCGCCATACCGTTCTCCCGGCTTTTGGAAAGCCGCGTCTGGCGCCGATTCTCCAAGAGCAAGAGTGCGGTTTTTGGTCTGGTGGTGGTAGCCATCGTGGTCCTGGTCGCGATCTTTGCGCCGCTTCTGGCGCCCTATGATCCGGCAGCCCAGAGCTGGACGGCCGTTCGTCAGGCCCCGTCTGCACAATTTTGGCTGGGGACCGACGAGAGCGGCCGGGATATCTTTTCGCGCCTGGTTTTCGGGGCAAGGGCATCACTGATGGCGGGCGTGATTTCGGTGAGTATCGCCATCGCACTGGGTGTGCCGCTTGGTTTGGCAGCAGGCTTTGTGGGTGGGTTCGTGGACGGACTGATCAGCCGGTTCACCGATGCCATGCTTGCGTGCCCCTTTCTCATACTGGCGATTGCGTTTGCCGCCTTTCTGGGACCGAGCCTCACCAACGCCATGTTAGCGATCGGCATCACGGCCACCCCACTGTTCATCAGGCTTACACGCGGGCAGGTTCTGTCTCTGCGCTCGGAGGAATATGTCGAGGCTGCCCGTTCTGTTGGGAACCCAGGCTGGCGCGTGGCCCTGCGGCACGTGCTGCCCAACATCCTGCCGCAGCTCCTCGTACAAACGACGATCACGATCGCAACGGCAATCATCGCCGAAGCAAGCATGTCATTTCTCGGCCTGGGGCAGCAGCCGCCGGCACCATCCTGGGGCTCCATGCTCAACAGCGCGCAGCGCTTTCTTTCAAACGCGCCATGGATGGCTCTTTGGCCCGGCATGATCATTTTTATCACCGTGCTGTCCTTCAACCTGCTCGGCGACGGCCTCCGTGACGCTCTCGATCCTCGATCGAAATCATAG
- a CDS encoding ABC transporter permease — translation MIKLLGRRLLQLVPTIFILSLIIFSLQHLLPGDPALALAGENPDPETVAAIRARYGLDQPIFMQYFYWVGGVMTGDLGMSMRHNLPVTTLIVQKLPVTLQLAVMGIILALVLGVLGGIVSAVRRNTKTDYVANIVSLAGISIPNFWLGIMLILFFSIYLRWLPASGYVSPFVNWQMSLATTVMPAFVLGTAIAGVIMRHTRSAMIQALESDYVRTARAKGLAPSVVVIKHAMRNALTPIITLGALEFGSLLSGAVLTEQIFAIPGFGKLIVDAVFTRDYAVVQGVVLITALFYVLLNLLADIGYILANPRLRN, via the coding sequence ATGATCAAACTGCTCGGACGGCGCCTGCTTCAGCTCGTGCCCACCATCTTTATCCTGTCGCTGATCATTTTTTCTCTCCAGCATCTGCTGCCCGGCGATCCGGCGCTGGCCCTGGCGGGGGAAAATCCCGACCCTGAAACCGTGGCGGCCATTCGGGCGCGCTATGGCCTCGATCAGCCAATCTTCATGCAGTATTTTTACTGGGTTGGCGGTGTCATGACGGGCGACCTGGGAATGTCGATGCGTCATAACCTGCCCGTGACCACGCTGATCGTGCAAAAGCTGCCGGTCACGCTTCAACTGGCGGTCATGGGGATCATCCTGGCCCTTGTCCTGGGCGTTTTGGGTGGAATTGTTTCCGCGGTGCGCCGTAACACGAAAACCGATTATGTGGCCAACATCGTCTCGCTGGCCGGCATATCCATACCCAATTTCTGGTTGGGCATCATGCTCATCCTGTTCTTTTCGATCTATCTGCGCTGGCTGCCGGCTTCGGGCTATGTAAGCCCATTCGTCAACTGGCAGATGAGCCTTGCAACGACCGTCATGCCCGCCTTCGTCCTCGGGACCGCGATTGCCGGCGTCATCATGCGTCATACGCGATCGGCCATGATCCAGGCGCTCGAGAGCGACTATGTCCGCACGGCAAGGGCGAAAGGGCTGGCGCCTTCGGTCGTGGTGATCAAGCACGCCATGCGTAATGCCCTGACCCCGATTATCACGCTTGGTGCGCTCGAATTCGGATCCCTGCTTTCCGGTGCCGTTCTGACCGAGCAGATTTTTGCCATTCCCGGGTTCGGCAAGCTGATCGTCGATGCCGTGTTCACGCGCGATTATGCGGTTGTGCAGGGCGTCGTGCTCATCACGGCCCTGTTCTATGTCTTGCTCAATCTGCTTGCCGATATTGGCTATATTCTTGCCAATCCCAGGCTTAGGAACTGA
- a CDS encoding dipeptide ABC transporter ATP-binding protein, producing the protein MHSQPIAEIVADPVLTASNLEKHFTVKRSVFGRPLARVSAVDGVSLSLAAGETLAIVGESGCGKSTIGRMLMRLIEPSAGTVILDGTDITSLNAREILALRSKIQLVFQDPYASLNPRMTIGQTVAEPLMLHHIVPPAERMTRVGELLEMVGLRREHAHRFPHEFSGGQRQRVVIARALASEPKILVCDEAVSALDVSIQAQVLNLLKSLQKRLGLAYVFISHDLSVVKHISDRVAVMYLGKLVEVGETDKIFASPRHPYTRALLSAIPVATPDRKQHGRAHALSGDLPSPIDPPSGCRLHTRCPHARPQCSEVSMTLEAEPDGHANACAFWRELPPADDLLPKSTASDPRLERLFAAFSRPLAAREPTP; encoded by the coding sequence ATGCATAGCCAGCCTATTGCGGAAATTGTGGCAGATCCGGTCCTGACCGCCTCCAATCTCGAAAAGCACTTTACGGTCAAACGTTCGGTTTTCGGTCGCCCGCTCGCGCGCGTAAGCGCAGTGGATGGCGTCTCGCTTTCGCTTGCGGCAGGAGAAACGTTGGCGATCGTGGGCGAATCGGGTTGCGGAAAGTCCACCATCGGGCGCATGCTCATGCGCCTGATCGAACCCAGCGCCGGAACCGTCATTCTTGATGGCACCGATATCACGAGCCTTAACGCGCGCGAAATACTGGCGCTGCGCAGCAAGATCCAGCTCGTTTTCCAGGACCCGTATGCATCGCTCAATCCGCGGATGACGATCGGGCAGACCGTCGCCGAGCCGCTGATGTTGCATCACATAGTGCCGCCAGCGGAGCGCATGACACGTGTCGGCGAACTCCTCGAAATGGTCGGTCTGCGCCGTGAGCATGCCCACCGGTTCCCCCATGAATTTTCCGGCGGGCAGCGCCAGCGGGTCGTGATTGCCCGCGCTCTTGCATCCGAACCCAAGATACTGGTTTGCGACGAGGCGGTATCGGCGCTGGACGTTTCGATCCAGGCGCAGGTTCTCAATCTTCTCAAGTCCCTCCAGAAGCGGCTCGGACTGGCCTATGTCTTCATTTCCCATGACCTGAGCGTGGTCAAACACATCTCGGACCGGGTTGCCGTCATGTATCTGGGAAAGCTGGTTGAGGTCGGGGAGACGGACAAGATTTTCGCTTCCCCTCGGCATCCTTATACAAGGGCCTTGCTTTCGGCCATTCCGGTGGCAACGCCGGATCGAAAGCAGCACGGCCGCGCGCATGCACTTTCGGGTGATCTGCCCAGCCCGATCGATCCGCCCTCCGGGTGCCGGCTTCACACGCGTTGTCCGCATGCGCGGCCCCAATGCAGCGAAGTTTCGATGACACTCGAGGCAGAACCCGATGGTCACGCTAATGCATGCGCCTTCTGGCGGGAATTGCCACCCGCCGATGATCTCCTGCCCAAGAGCACCGCTTCCGATCCAAGGCTTGAAAGGCTTTTCGCGGCGTTCTCCAGGCCGTTGGCCGCGAGGGAGCCGACGCCATGA
- a CDS encoding ABC transporter ATP-binding protein has product MPTDAVLTVENLCVAFKGDRTVTTAVDGVSFSLGKGRSLGVVGESGSGKSVTSLAVMRLLPAESARISGAITFDGRDLLEISEPDMRNLRGNRISMIFQEPMTSLNPSYTVGDQIAETILRHRQISRKEAWDRAVEMLRMVRMPSPETRARQFPHNLSGGMRQRVMIAIALACEPEVLIADEPTTALDVTIQAQILALLDDLKTTTGTAIVLITHDLGVVAETCDDVIVMYAGQVVEGGAVEQIFRFPQHPYTIGLLGSLPRLDEDRDELVAISGSVPDMTNPPDGCRFQSRCPFRIEKCAQMPPLREIADGHSSRCWRAPLEELADA; this is encoded by the coding sequence GTGCCCACGGACGCGGTTTTGACGGTGGAAAACCTTTGCGTCGCTTTCAAGGGCGATCGAACTGTCACAACCGCGGTCGACGGGGTCAGCTTTTCTCTCGGCAAGGGGCGCAGCCTTGGCGTGGTGGGCGAGTCCGGCAGCGGAAAAAGCGTCACCTCGCTTGCAGTCATGCGGTTGTTACCGGCCGAGAGTGCCAGGATATCGGGTGCAATTACCTTCGACGGGCGCGATCTCCTTGAGATCAGCGAGCCGGACATGCGAAACCTCAGGGGCAATCGGATCTCCATGATCTTTCAGGAGCCGATGACTTCGCTCAACCCCTCCTACACAGTCGGCGATCAGATTGCCGAGACGATCCTGCGCCATCGTCAGATTTCAAGAAAAGAAGCCTGGGACCGCGCAGTCGAGATGCTGCGCATGGTGCGCATGCCCTCGCCTGAAACGCGCGCGCGGCAGTTTCCCCATAACCTGTCCGGCGGCATGCGGCAGCGTGTCATGATCGCGATCGCTCTGGCGTGCGAGCCAGAAGTACTGATCGCCGATGAACCGACAACAGCGCTCGATGTGACCATTCAGGCCCAGATTCTGGCGCTTCTCGATGATCTCAAGACCACGACCGGCACCGCGATCGTACTCATTACGCACGATCTGGGCGTTGTTGCCGAAACCTGCGATGACGTGATCGTCATGTATGCCGGCCAGGTGGTAGAAGGGGGGGCGGTGGAGCAGATTTTCAGATTCCCCCAGCATCCTTATACGATTGGTCTGCTCGGCTCGTTGCCCAGACTTGATGAAGATCGCGATGAACTCGTGGCCATCAGCGGCAGTGTGCCCGATATGACAAATCCTCCGGACGGATGTCGCTTTCAGTCGCGTTGCCCGTTCCGCATCGAAAAATGCGCCCAGATGCCGCCCTTGCGCGAAATTGCCGATGGTCATTCAAGCCGCTGCTGGCGCGCACCGCTTGAGGAACTCGCCGATGCATAG
- a CDS encoding ABC transporter substrate-binding protein — MRKPFYLALMASIAMTGLTALPASAQDGGTVLNIGLQDDPDTLDPATNWSFVGRHVLQQMCDKIVDINGNNEIVPMLATDWTWNEDSTQLTLNVREDATFHDGTPVNAEAIKYNLDRALTLEISRRASEISAIESVEVVDEFTVQINLSEPSVPLLAALTDRAGMIISPAAGEELGEDFTNDPVCSGPYEFVERVAQDYIELEKFDDYYAADDYAFDRLIFRGMPDSNTRLLNLRSGQFDLIERLAATDVASVDDDPALETAPVVGLGYYGITIDIGGEGADPDFSQQQAVREAFSLAIDREAINQVVFEGQFAVGNQPFPPTSPYYNQDMPVQPRDVEAARALMEEAGIDQIDLELLVPTDAERQQVATLIQSMVAEIGINVEIRPTELMTLLDTAREGNFEAHLVGWSGRVDPDLNITPMLSCGAAGNDAHYCSEELDTILTEARAVGDVATRQEKYSEAVDLLLTDLPIVYLYHSQWIFAHDAALEGFDPFPDGIIRLGGVTMTE, encoded by the coding sequence ATGCGAAAACCATTTTATCTTGCACTCATGGCGTCCATTGCCATGACCGGCCTCACCGCTCTGCCCGCAAGCGCGCAGGACGGTGGCACCGTGCTCAACATCGGATTGCAGGACGATCCCGATACGCTCGATCCGGCGACCAATTGGAGCTTTGTGGGTCGCCACGTTCTCCAGCAGATGTGCGACAAGATCGTCGACATCAACGGCAACAACGAAATCGTGCCGATGCTGGCGACCGACTGGACCTGGAACGAGGACAGCACCCAGCTCACCCTCAATGTTCGTGAAGACGCGACCTTCCACGACGGCACTCCGGTCAATGCCGAGGCGATCAAGTATAATCTCGATCGCGCCCTTACCCTGGAAATCTCGCGCCGCGCTTCGGAAATCAGCGCCATAGAATCGGTCGAGGTGGTTGACGAATTCACAGTTCAGATCAATCTCTCCGAACCGTCAGTTCCGCTGCTGGCGGCGCTGACCGATCGTGCAGGCATGATCATCAGCCCGGCGGCTGGCGAAGAACTGGGTGAGGACTTTACCAATGACCCGGTCTGTTCCGGGCCCTATGAGTTCGTCGAGCGTGTCGCGCAGGACTATATCGAGCTCGAAAAATTCGATGACTACTATGCTGCCGATGACTATGCATTCGACCGCCTGATCTTCCGCGGCATGCCCGACAGCAATACGCGACTGCTCAATCTGCGCTCGGGCCAGTTCGATCTGATAGAGCGTCTTGCCGCCACCGACGTGGCGTCGGTCGATGACGATCCGGCGCTGGAAACCGCTCCGGTCGTCGGCCTGGGCTATTACGGCATCACGATCGACATCGGTGGCGAGGGGGCCGACCCCGACTTCAGCCAGCAACAGGCGGTTCGCGAAGCCTTCAGTCTCGCCATCGATCGTGAAGCGATAAATCAGGTGGTATTCGAGGGTCAGTTTGCCGTCGGCAATCAGCCGTTCCCGCCCACCAGCCCTTACTACAATCAGGACATGCCCGTGCAGCCGCGCGACGTCGAGGCGGCAAGGGCGCTGATGGAGGAAGCCGGCATCGATCAGATCGACCTTGAGCTTCTGGTGCCAACGGACGCAGAGCGTCAGCAGGTTGCGACCCTCATCCAGTCGATGGTGGCGGAAATCGGTATCAATGTCGAAATCCGTCCGACCGAGCTGATGACGTTGCTCGATACCGCTCGTGAGGGCAATTTCGAGGCGCATCTGGTTGGCTGGTCCGGCCGCGTTGATCCCGATCTCAACATCACGCCAATGCTCAGCTGCGGCGCCGCCGGCAACGATGCGCATTATTGCAGCGAAGAACTGGACACCATTCTCACCGAAGCCCGCGCAGTCGGCGACGTGGCGACCCGCCAGGAAAAGTATTCCGAAGCGGTCGATTTGCTGCTCACTGATCTGCCGATCGTCTATCTGTATCACTCGCAGTGGATTTTCGCTCATGACGCGGCACTTGAAGGGTTCGATCCCTTCCCGGACGGGATCATCCGTCTGGGCGGCGTCACGATGACCGAGTAA
- a CDS encoding gamma-glutamyltransferase family protein: MSQFTTRPELRGTLGAVSATHWLASTAGMSLLESGHTAFDAAVAAGFVLQIVEPHLNGPGGEVPIIVTPAGQRPIVISGQGPSPAGATLAKFAELGLDLVPGTGLLPACVPGAFGAWLTLLRDYGTAELEDVLAPAIHYAEHGHPIVPRIANTIGTMRELFDTHWPSSAALYLPNGKVPQAGKLFRNPEVAKLYRLILQEANGAQSREARIEAALAYWYEGPVAERIGQYCETESVWDVSGRHHKGLLRADDMSGWRPKIEAPLSVQYDDYEVFKCGPWSQGPVLLQALNLLSGTAIAEVDPLGADFVHLVTESTKLAMADRDAWYGDDADVPIETLLSAPYTAQRQALIGETASQVIEPGAPDGRNANFPPQRPFGTIKQPGMGGGEPTVAKDITPPTDRMGEPALDQTGAQRGDTVQVSAVDRWGNMVSATPSGGWLQSSPVIPGLGFSLTTRGQMFWLMEGLASSLRPGVRPRTTLTPTTVFRNGMPYLALGTPGGDQQDQWQLQFLLRHIHAGYNIQHAIDAPAFHTDHLPSSFWPREVGLASLTLEERFGPETVENLRARGHDVKIADPWAEGRLSVVGRELDGDDQIVMAGSNPRGMQGYAIAR, translated from the coding sequence ATGAGCCAGTTTACGACCCGACCGGAGCTTCGCGGCACCCTTGGCGCTGTTTCGGCAACGCACTGGCTTGCTTCGACCGCAGGCATGTCCTTGCTCGAGAGTGGCCATACGGCTTTTGATGCAGCAGTTGCTGCCGGCTTCGTCCTGCAGATCGTGGAGCCTCATCTTAACGGCCCCGGTGGCGAGGTGCCCATCATCGTGACACCCGCAGGACAGCGCCCCATCGTGATTTCGGGTCAGGGGCCGTCCCCGGCCGGTGCGACACTGGCCAAATTCGCAGAACTCGGTCTGGACCTCGTGCCGGGCACCGGCTTGTTGCCCGCATGCGTGCCGGGGGCATTCGGCGCCTGGCTGACGCTCTTGCGCGACTACGGAACTGCCGAGCTGGAGGACGTTCTGGCGCCAGCCATCCATTATGCCGAGCACGGTCATCCCATAGTTCCGCGCATCGCAAATACCATCGGCACGATGCGCGAGCTGTTCGATACCCATTGGCCGTCTTCCGCGGCTCTCTATCTGCCCAATGGTAAGGTGCCGCAGGCCGGTAAGCTGTTCCGCAATCCCGAGGTGGCAAAGCTCTATCGTCTGATTCTCCAAGAGGCGAACGGGGCACAGAGCCGGGAGGCGAGGATAGAGGCAGCCTTGGCCTATTGGTACGAAGGCCCGGTAGCCGAACGGATCGGCCAGTATTGCGAAACCGAGTCCGTATGGGACGTTTCCGGTCGCCATCACAAAGGATTGCTGCGCGCAGATGACATGTCGGGCTGGCGCCCGAAAATCGAAGCGCCGCTCTCTGTCCAATATGATGACTACGAGGTCTTCAAGTGCGGGCCATGGTCCCAAGGCCCGGTGTTGCTCCAGGCGTTGAACCTTCTTTCTGGCACCGCGATTGCCGAAGTCGATCCGCTCGGGGCCGATTTCGTGCATCTGGTCACCGAGAGCACAAAGCTGGCGATGGCGGACCGCGACGCCTGGTATGGCGACGACGCGGACGTGCCGATCGAAACGCTGTTGAGCGCGCCATATACTGCCCAGCGGCAAGCATTGATCGGCGAGACCGCGTCGCAGGTCATCGAGCCCGGGGCGCCCGATGGGCGCAATGCGAATTTCCCGCCGCAGCGTCCGTTTGGGACCATCAAGCAACCTGGGATGGGTGGTGGCGAGCCGACGGTGGCAAAAGATATCACGCCTCCGACGGACAGAATGGGGGAGCCCGCGCTCGATCAAACAGGGGCGCAACGGGGCGACACGGTGCAGGTCAGTGCCGTCGATCGCTGGGGCAACATGGTTTCGGCCACGCCTTCTGGTGGATGGCTTCAGTCCAGTCCGGTCATTCCCGGCCTGGGCTTCTCACTGACGACTCGCGGGCAGATGTTCTGGCTCATGGAAGGTCTTGCCTCGTCCCTGCGGCCGGGGGTTCGTCCGCGGACGACCTTGACGCCGACCACGGTGTTCAGAAACGGGATGCCCTATCTTGCGTTGGGTACACCAGGTGGGGACCAGCAGGATCAGTGGCAGCTTCAGTTCCTGCTGCGCCACATCCATGCCGGCTACAATATCCAGCACGCTATCGACGCGCCGGCCTTTCACACAGACCATCTGCCCAGCTCGTTCTGGCCGCGCGAGGTGGGGCTCGCCTCGCTCACGCTCGAGGAGCGGTTCGGGCCTGAAACCGTCGAGAACCTGCGCGCGCGCGGCCACGACGTGAAAATCGCCGACCCTTGGGCGGAAGGGCGCCTGAGTGTTGTCGGTCGAGAACTGGATGGAGACGACCAGATCGTAATGGCCGGCTCCAATCCCAGAGGGATGCAGGGTTACGCGATAGCCCGCTAA